In Mycolicibacterium lutetiense, the sequence CGAAAACGCTCACGCGCGGGCGATGGTCGCGCTGGCGATGACCTCGTCGCCCTCGGCGTCGGGACGGTACAGCACCATGGTCTGGCCGGGTGCGACGCCGCGCAGCGGTGCCCGCAGGGACACCACCAGCCTGCCGTCGCGCAGCTCGGCCACCACGTCGGTGATGCCGCCGTGTGCGCGCACCTGGATCTGGCATTCCACCGGCCCGTCAAGCGCAACCCCGCTGGTGAACACCGGCTTTTCGCCTATCAGCGCAGACACCTCGAGGTCCTCGGCAGATCCGACCCGTACCGTGCCCGTATCGGCGTCGATCCCGGTGACATAGCGTGGCCGGCCATCGGCACCCGGTCCGGGAATGCCCAGACCCTTGCGCTGCCCGATCGTGAAACCGTGCACGCCTTCGTGTTCGGCGAGCACTGCGCCGTCGTTGTCGAGCACAGCTCCGGGCCGGATACCGATGCGGGCGCCCAGGAATGCCTGGGTGTCCCCCGACGGGATGAAGCAGATGTCATGGCTGTCAGGCTTTTTCGCGACGGCCAGGCCCCGCTCGGCGGCCTCGGCCCGAATCTGCGGCTTGGGCGTGTCACCGATCGGGAAGATCGCATGCGAGAGCTGTTCGGCAGTGAGCACCGCGAGCACGTACGACTGATCCTTGTCGGCATCGACCGCGCGACGCAGCCGACCGTCTTCCAGCCGCGCGTAGTGGCCGGTGGCCACCGCATCGAAACCGAGTGCGAGCGCCCGGGCGGCCAGCGCGGAGAACTTGATCCGCTCGTTGCACCGAACGCACGGGTTCGGGGTCTCGCCGCGGGCGTAGGACTCGACGAAGTCGTCGATCACATCTTCCTTGAAGCGGTCGGCGAAATCCCATACGTAGAACGGGATGTCGAGGATGTCGGCCACCCGGCGGGCATCGC encodes:
- the mnmA gene encoding tRNA 2-thiouridine(34) synthase MnmA, with protein sequence MRVLVAMSGGVDSSVAAARMVDAGHDVVGVHMALSSAPGTLRTGSRGCCSKEDAGDARRVADILDIPFYVWDFADRFKEDVIDDFVESYARGETPNPCVRCNERIKFSALAARALALGFDAVATGHYARLEDGRLRRAVDADKDQSYVLAVLTAEQLSHAIFPIGDTPKPQIRAEAAERGLAVAKKPDSHDICFIPSGDTQAFLGARIGIRPGAVLDNDGAVLAEHEGVHGFTIGQRKGLGIPGPGADGRPRYVTGIDADTGTVRVGSAEDLEVSALIGEKPVFTSGVALDGPVECQIQVRAHGGITDVVAELRDGRLVVSLRAPLRGVAPGQTMVLYRPDAEGDEVIASATIARA